In Hoplias malabaricus isolate fHopMal1 chromosome 6, fHopMal1.hap1, whole genome shotgun sequence, a single window of DNA contains:
- the yrk gene encoding tyrosine-protein kinase Fgr isoform X2 — MGCACCKLKKSSKAFSVPNADAGGTGGGPPDPTPNSVVGLIPNYNDFPNIMPGPSDFSSSSFPSNTSQPRPTAITGGGVTLFIALYDYDARTEDDLSFQKGEKFHIINNTEGDWWEARSLDTGKSGYIPSNYVAPVDSIQAEEWYFGKMGRKDAERQLLGQSNPRGTFLIRESETTKGAYSLSIRDCDDTKGDHVKHYKIRKLDNGGYYITTRSQFETVQQLVEHYSGTHDGLCYFLTKPCPNSTPQTLGLGRDAWEISRETLQLKRKLGQGCFGDVYMGMWNGTTKVAVKTLKPGTMSPEAFLDEAQIMKRLRHDKLVQLYAVVSEEPIYIITEFMSQGSLLDFLKDGEGRNLKLPQLVDMAAQIAAGMAYIERMNYIHRDLRAANILVGDNLVCKIADFGLARLIEDNEYTARQGAKFPIKWTAPEAALYGKFTIKSDVWSFGILLTELITKGRVPYPGMNNREVLEQVERGYRMPAPQGCPASLHELMLQCWRKDPDERHTFEYLQSFLEDYFTATEPQYQPGEDL; from the exons ATGGGCTGTGCTTGTTGTAAGCTGAAGAAGTCCTCCAAAGCTTTTTCAGTGCCAAATGCTGACGCAGGTGGCACAGGGGGCGGACCTCCAGACCCCACACCCAACTCAGTGGTGGGGCTTATCCCCAATTATAATGATTTCCCTAACATAATGCCTGGCCCCAGTGatttttcttcctccagcttccCCTCCAACACCAGTCAGCCTCGACCTACAGCTAtcacag GAGGAGGTGTAACACTCTTTATAGCACTGTATGATTATGACGCCCGAACTGAGGATGATCTGAGCTTTCAGAAGGGAGAAAAATTCCACATTATCAATAACAC TGAGGGTGACTGGTGGGAGGCACGCTCTCTTGACACAGGAAAGTCTGGGTACATTCCAAGCAACTACGTGGCCCCTGTGGATTCCATACAAGCTGAGGA GTGGTATTTTGGTAAGATGGGTCGTAAGGATGCAGAGAGGCAACTCCTGGGCCAGAGCAATCCCCGAGGGACCTTTTTaataagagagagtgagactaCTAAAG gaGCATATTCTCTATCTATCAGAGACTGTGATGATACAAAAGGTGACCATGTCAAGCATTATAAGATCAGGAAGTTGGATAATGGTGGATATTATATCACCACACGAAGTCAGTTTGAAACCGTTCAGCAACTGGTGGAGCATTACTCAG GTACTCATGATGGTTTATGTTACTTCTTAACCAAACCCTGTCCCAATTCCACACCTCAGACACTTGGTTTGGGGCGAGATGCCTGGGAGATATCTCGAGAAACACTGCAGCTGAAGAGGAAGCTGGGTCAGGGTTGCTTTGGGGATGTTTATATGG GAATGTGGAATGGCACCACTAAAGTAGCAGTAAAGACCTTGAAACCAGGCACAATGTCTCCAGAGGCTTTCCTGGACGAAGCCCAGATCATGAAGAGACTCCGCCATGACAAACTAGTTCAGCTTTACGCTGTGGTTTCAGAAGAACCCATCTATATTATAACGGAGTTCATGAGTcaag GAAGTTTGTTGGACTTCCTCAAAGATGGAGAAGGCAGAAATCTGAAACTTCCACAGCTTGTGGACATGGCCGCTCAG ATTGCAGCTGGTATGGCATACATAGAGCGGATGAACTACATCCACAGAGACCTGAGAGCAGCCAACATCCTGGTGGGAGATAACTTGGTCTGTAAGATTGCCGACTTTGGACTGGCCAGACTCATTGAGGACAATGAATACACTGCCAGACAAG GTGCAAAGTTTCCTATTAAGTGGACTGCTCCAGAGGCAGCTCTTTATGGCAAATTTACCATTAAGTCAGATGTGTGGTCATTTGGTATCCTGTTGACTGAACTGATCACAAAAGGCAGAGTTCCTTACCCAG GGATGAATAACAGGGAGGTGTTGGAGCAGGTGGAGCGTGGTTATCGTATGCCGGCTCCACAGGGCTGTCCAGCTTCTCTGCATGAGCTGATGCTGCAGTGCTGGAGGAAGGATCCAGATGAGAGGCACACGTTTGAGTATCTGCAGAGTTTCCTGGAGGATTACTTCACTGCCACTGAACCGCAGTACCAACCAGGGGAGGACCTGTGA
- the yrk gene encoding tyrosine-protein kinase Fgr isoform X1, translating into MGCACCKLKKSSKAFSVPNADAGGTGGGPPDPTPNSVVGLIPNYNDFPNIMPGPSDFSSSSFPSNTSQPRPTAITGGGVTLFIALYDYDARTEDDLSFQKGEKFHIINNTEGDWWEARSLDTGKSGYIPSNYVAPVDSIQAEEWYFGKMGRKDAERQLLGQSNPRGTFLIRESETTKGAYSLSIRDCDDTKGDHVKHYKIRKLDNGGYYITTRSQFETVQQLVEHYSDRAAGLCCRLIGSCRRGMPKLADLSVKTKDVWEIPRESLQLIKKLGNGQFGEVWMGMWNGTTKVAVKTLKPGTMSPEAFLDEAQIMKRLRHDKLVQLYAVVSEEPIYIITEFMSQGSLLDFLKDGEGRNLKLPQLVDMAAQIAAGMAYIERMNYIHRDLRAANILVGDNLVCKIADFGLARLIEDNEYTARQGAKFPIKWTAPEAALYGKFTIKSDVWSFGILLTELITKGRVPYPGMNNREVLEQVERGYRMPAPQGCPASLHELMLQCWRKDPDERHTFEYLQSFLEDYFTATEPQYQPGEDL; encoded by the exons ATGGGCTGTGCTTGTTGTAAGCTGAAGAAGTCCTCCAAAGCTTTTTCAGTGCCAAATGCTGACGCAGGTGGCACAGGGGGCGGACCTCCAGACCCCACACCCAACTCAGTGGTGGGGCTTATCCCCAATTATAATGATTTCCCTAACATAATGCCTGGCCCCAGTGatttttcttcctccagcttccCCTCCAACACCAGTCAGCCTCGACCTACAGCTAtcacag GAGGAGGTGTAACACTCTTTATAGCACTGTATGATTATGACGCCCGAACTGAGGATGATCTGAGCTTTCAGAAGGGAGAAAAATTCCACATTATCAATAACAC TGAGGGTGACTGGTGGGAGGCACGCTCTCTTGACACAGGAAAGTCTGGGTACATTCCAAGCAACTACGTGGCCCCTGTGGATTCCATACAAGCTGAGGA GTGGTATTTTGGTAAGATGGGTCGTAAGGATGCAGAGAGGCAACTCCTGGGCCAGAGCAATCCCCGAGGGACCTTTTTaataagagagagtgagactaCTAAAG gaGCATATTCTCTATCTATCAGAGACTGTGATGATACAAAAGGTGACCATGTCAAGCATTATAAGATCAGGAAGTTGGATAATGGTGGATATTATATCACCACACGAAGTCAGTTTGAAACCGTTCAGCAACTGGTGGAGCATTACTCAG ATCGTGCAGCAGGGCTATGCTGCCGTTTGATTGGCAGCTGCAGGCGGGGTATGCCTAAGTTAGCTGACCTATCGGTGAAGACTAAGGATGTTTGGGAGATACCGAGAGAATCACTGCAGCTCATTAAGAAATTGGGCAATGGGCAGTTTGGTGAAGTGTGGATGG GAATGTGGAATGGCACCACTAAAGTAGCAGTAAAGACCTTGAAACCAGGCACAATGTCTCCAGAGGCTTTCCTGGACGAAGCCCAGATCATGAAGAGACTCCGCCATGACAAACTAGTTCAGCTTTACGCTGTGGTTTCAGAAGAACCCATCTATATTATAACGGAGTTCATGAGTcaag GAAGTTTGTTGGACTTCCTCAAAGATGGAGAAGGCAGAAATCTGAAACTTCCACAGCTTGTGGACATGGCCGCTCAG ATTGCAGCTGGTATGGCATACATAGAGCGGATGAACTACATCCACAGAGACCTGAGAGCAGCCAACATCCTGGTGGGAGATAACTTGGTCTGTAAGATTGCCGACTTTGGACTGGCCAGACTCATTGAGGACAATGAATACACTGCCAGACAAG GTGCAAAGTTTCCTATTAAGTGGACTGCTCCAGAGGCAGCTCTTTATGGCAAATTTACCATTAAGTCAGATGTGTGGTCATTTGGTATCCTGTTGACTGAACTGATCACAAAAGGCAGAGTTCCTTACCCAG GGATGAATAACAGGGAGGTGTTGGAGCAGGTGGAGCGTGGTTATCGTATGCCGGCTCCACAGGGCTGTCCAGCTTCTCTGCATGAGCTGATGCTGCAGTGCTGGAGGAAGGATCCAGATGAGAGGCACACGTTTGAGTATCTGCAGAGTTTCCTGGAGGATTACTTCACTGCCACTGAACCGCAGTACCAACCAGGGGAGGACCTGTGA
- the yrk gene encoding tyrosine-protein kinase Fgr isoform X3 — MGCACCKLKKSSKAFSVPNADAGGTGGGPPDPTPNSVVGLIPNYNDFPNIMPGPSDFSSSSFPSNTSQPRPTAITGGGVTLFIALYDYDARTEDDLSFQKGEKFHIINNTEGDWWEARSLDTGKSGYIPSNYVAPVDSIQAEEWYFGKMGRKDAERQLLGQSNPRGTFLIRESETTKGAYSLSIRDCDDTKGDHVKHYKIRKLDNGGYYITTRSQFETVQQLVEHYSDRAAGLCCRLIGSCRRGMPKLADLSVKTKDVWEIPRESLQLIKKLGNGQFGEVWMGTHDGLCYFLTKPCPNSTPQTLGLGRDAWEISRETLQLKRKLGQGCFGDVYMGMWNGTTKVAVKTLKPGTMSPEAFLDEAQIMKRLRHDKLVQLYAVVSEEPIYIITEFMSQGSLLDFLKDGEGRNLKLPQLVDMAAQIAAGMAYIERMNYIHRDLRAANILVGDNLVCKIADFGLARLIEDNEYTARQGAKFPIKWTAPEAALYGKFTIKSDVWSFGILLTELITKGRVPYPGMNNREVLEQVERGYRMPAPQGCPASLHELMLQCWRKDPDERHTFEYLQSFLEDYFTATEPQYQPGEDL; from the exons ATGGGCTGTGCTTGTTGTAAGCTGAAGAAGTCCTCCAAAGCTTTTTCAGTGCCAAATGCTGACGCAGGTGGCACAGGGGGCGGACCTCCAGACCCCACACCCAACTCAGTGGTGGGGCTTATCCCCAATTATAATGATTTCCCTAACATAATGCCTGGCCCCAGTGatttttcttcctccagcttccCCTCCAACACCAGTCAGCCTCGACCTACAGCTAtcacag GAGGAGGTGTAACACTCTTTATAGCACTGTATGATTATGACGCCCGAACTGAGGATGATCTGAGCTTTCAGAAGGGAGAAAAATTCCACATTATCAATAACAC TGAGGGTGACTGGTGGGAGGCACGCTCTCTTGACACAGGAAAGTCTGGGTACATTCCAAGCAACTACGTGGCCCCTGTGGATTCCATACAAGCTGAGGA GTGGTATTTTGGTAAGATGGGTCGTAAGGATGCAGAGAGGCAACTCCTGGGCCAGAGCAATCCCCGAGGGACCTTTTTaataagagagagtgagactaCTAAAG gaGCATATTCTCTATCTATCAGAGACTGTGATGATACAAAAGGTGACCATGTCAAGCATTATAAGATCAGGAAGTTGGATAATGGTGGATATTATATCACCACACGAAGTCAGTTTGAAACCGTTCAGCAACTGGTGGAGCATTACTCAG ATCGTGCAGCAGGGCTATGCTGCCGTTTGATTGGCAGCTGCAGGCGGGGTATGCCTAAGTTAGCTGACCTATCGGTGAAGACTAAGGATGTTTGGGAGATACCGAGAGAATCACTGCAGCTCATTAAGAAATTGGGCAATGGGCAGTTTGGTGAAGTGTGGATGG GTACTCATGATGGTTTATGTTACTTCTTAACCAAACCCTGTCCCAATTCCACACCTCAGACACTTGGTTTGGGGCGAGATGCCTGGGAGATATCTCGAGAAACACTGCAGCTGAAGAGGAAGCTGGGTCAGGGTTGCTTTGGGGATGTTTATATGG GAATGTGGAATGGCACCACTAAAGTAGCAGTAAAGACCTTGAAACCAGGCACAATGTCTCCAGAGGCTTTCCTGGACGAAGCCCAGATCATGAAGAGACTCCGCCATGACAAACTAGTTCAGCTTTACGCTGTGGTTTCAGAAGAACCCATCTATATTATAACGGAGTTCATGAGTcaag GAAGTTTGTTGGACTTCCTCAAAGATGGAGAAGGCAGAAATCTGAAACTTCCACAGCTTGTGGACATGGCCGCTCAG ATTGCAGCTGGTATGGCATACATAGAGCGGATGAACTACATCCACAGAGACCTGAGAGCAGCCAACATCCTGGTGGGAGATAACTTGGTCTGTAAGATTGCCGACTTTGGACTGGCCAGACTCATTGAGGACAATGAATACACTGCCAGACAAG GTGCAAAGTTTCCTATTAAGTGGACTGCTCCAGAGGCAGCTCTTTATGGCAAATTTACCATTAAGTCAGATGTGTGGTCATTTGGTATCCTGTTGACTGAACTGATCACAAAAGGCAGAGTTCCTTACCCAG GGATGAATAACAGGGAGGTGTTGGAGCAGGTGGAGCGTGGTTATCGTATGCCGGCTCCACAGGGCTGTCCAGCTTCTCTGCATGAGCTGATGCTGCAGTGCTGGAGGAAGGATCCAGATGAGAGGCACACGTTTGAGTATCTGCAGAGTTTCCTGGAGGATTACTTCACTGCCACTGAACCGCAGTACCAACCAGGGGAGGACCTGTGA